ATACTTGTGCGGTATTACAGCACAACCACCCCATAAAGAAATACACAAAACGGCATTGGGTGCTACCGAAACCGTTGCTTGGGAATACAACAAGGATGTACTAGAAGTAATTACCCAATTGCAAAAAGAGGAGGTTAACGTATGGGCTGTAGAGCAGGTAGAAAATGCGGTATACCTAAACGACTTTGTACCCCAACAAGGTAAAAAGCATGCTATTGTTTTTGGTAACGAAGTAAAAGGCGTATCGCAAAAAGCCATACAATTGTGCAATGGCAGTATAGAGATACCACAATTAGGAACTAAACATTCCCTTAACATATCGGTTAGTGCGGGTATTGTTGTATGGGATATCTTCCAAAAAAACTATACAAAACCCTAGTATACGTATTACTGGTTGTATTTATACCTTATGCTTTTGGTAAAACAATAATTACAAGTGGGGCATATTAGCCTTGTGCGCTAACCAATTCGTGCAACAAATTAGTTAACTGCTCGGGGTTGGCAGCAATGTAATCGGGTGGTAATTGGGCAATGGCATCGTAGTTGTCGTATCCCCAACGTACCCAAACAATAGGAATACCACATTTTTTGCACGCTGCAATATCACGGGCTTCATCGCCAATGTAAAGTACCTGTTTGGGGTGTAGCTTTTTGGTTTTAAGTAATTTTCGTAACAATTTATCTTTACCAAATATTTTACTGGAGGTATACACTTCGGGTACTGCTACATTTTGCATCCCAAAAAAGGCTTGGATATTTTTCTTGGCATTGGTCGAAACAATGCAATACGTATATCCTTCTGCTTTAAGCGAAAGTAATAGCTCTTTTATTTCAGGATTAAATGTAAGTTGGGATAAAGAACTGTAAAATTGCTTTACTAGTGTTTTTGCTATAAACGGGACTTTATACATGGGTATGCCTAAGTATTTGGAGCGTTGTTTTATACTAAGGCTTCGGAGGTGGTTTATGTTTTCGGCATCAATACACGTAAATCCTTTTTGCTTTGCAAGCTGGTTGTACAAATCGAAAAATATTGCTTTGGAATCGACTAATGTACCATCAAAATCAAAAAGAATTAGTTTTGCTTTCATTGCTATTGGAGTTTAGCTTGTATTTGGTTGAGAATCCAAATGTAGTCCTCTTGGTTACGCACAAAATCCCTATCAGAAACATCCAATAGCAATACATTTAAATTGGGCTGTGCGTTAATATAGTCCAAATAGCCCTTATTTATTTTCTCTAAATATTCGGGTGTAATGTTTTGCTCGTAATCGCGTCCGCGCTTTTTAATATGGTGCAATAACCTATCGGTATTTTGGTACAGGTACACGTACAAATCGGGCTTGGGCATTTCTTTGTAAATAATATCAAACAGCTTGCGGTACAACCTGTATTCATCTTCGTTAAGGGTAACTTTAGCAAATATAAGCGATTTAAAAATGTGATAATCTGCCACCACAAAATCGCGAAATAAATCGAACTGCGCCAAATCATCTGATAGTTGGTGGTACCTGTCTGCCAAAAAAGCCATTTCTAACGAAAAAGCATAACGGCTTTGGTCATTATAAAACTTAGGTAAAAAAGGGTTGTCGGCAAAACGCTCTAAAACCAGTTTGGCGTTAAAATCTTCGGCAATAGTCCCCGATAGTGTTGTTTTCCCCGCACCAATATTCCCTTCTATAGCAAGGTAATTAAGGTTCTTAAGGTTATAGGCTTGTAAAGGCGGTATTAACTCTGCTACCTTTTTGCACGTACTACCGTCGGGCGAATTGGCAATTAGCGCATCAATAGTTTTGTGTGTAACGGGGTGCTCCCAACGGGGGGCAACATCCCGCAAAGGGTACAGCACAAAATTCCTCTCGTGCATGCGTGGGTGGGGTATGGTTAGGGTATCGGTAGTTAGTATCGCATCATTAAATGCTATAACATCTATATCTATACTACGGGCTTGGTAGCCTTTACCTGCTTGCCTTGTGCGCCCTGCTACTTGCTCGGCTGCTAGTAATGCCTCTAATAATACCTGCGGTGTTTTGTGGGTATGCACTATTATAGCACAATTGTAAAAATCATCGCTCTCAAACCCCCATGCAGGTGTTTCGTATAACGCAGAAACCTGTACTACTGTGGCAATAGTATTGTGTATGCAAAAAATTGCCGAAGTAATGTGCTCCTGCCTGTTGCCTTGGTTACTGCCTATGGATAGGATAACTTGGTTTTGAAACTTCATAGAACATGCAAAGTAAATAAAACCTTTTTAAAATAGAATAGTTTGCTTAAAGTGTATTAATTTTTTTTAACGCACAAAGATTTGCAAAACACCTGTAACATAATACGTACTTTTGCTACTTATTTTAAAAATCAAATAAACAGGTATATGCAGTTTCTAAAAAATGTATTGTCAACAGTAGTAGGACTTTTTGTGTTCTGCCTTTTGTTCTTTCTCGTAATCGTAATTATTGGTGTTGCAGCAGGTAGCGGTAGTGACGATATTGTAACCGTAAAACAAAACTCGGTTATTGAGCTTGATATTAGCGAAGTAAGTAAAGATTACTCAGGTCGTTTTTACAGCGATGAGTTTAGTTTTTTAAACGAAACACCTAAAGAAGGACTATCGGACGTATTAAAGGCAATTGATGCCGCAAAAGACGACAATAAAATTAAAGGGATAACCCTAACCAATAGTAGCAGTACTATGGGTATGGCACAAAATAAAGCCCTAAGGGATCGATTAAAAGCGTTTAAAGAATCGGGTAAATTTATAGTAGCGTATAGCGATAGCTACAGCCAAGCGGATTATTACCTGAACTCGATAGCCGATACGATTTACTTAAACCCTGTAGGCGAAATGGAATTTAAAGGACTATCGTCTGAAGTAATGTTTTTTAAAGATTTACAAGAAAAAACAGGGGTTAAAATGGAGGTTATCCGCCATGGTAAATTTAAAGCAGCCGTTGAGCCGTTTTTAAGTAACGAAATGAGCCCTGAAAACAGGGAGCAAATAAGTACTTTATTGAACTCGATGTGGAATACTGTGGCAACCGAAATTGCTGAAAGCCGTAAGATACCATTGGACAGTATTAATAGTATTGCCGAAAACCTAAAAGCACGTACGCCTAATATGGCTAAGGAAAATAACCTTATTGATAAAATAGGGTATATTGATGAGTACCGTAATGGCATCCGCCATGCTTTGGAAATTGGTAAAAATGACGATATTAACTCAGTAAGTATATTGGATTACGTAGAATCGAGTGCGCTTAACGATTTACTATCGGACGCTAAAGATAAAATTGCTGTTGTATATGCGCAGGGCGAAATAACAGGTGGAGAAGGTACACTTAGCCAAATTGGCGAAATAGCCATGCGCAAAGCACTAAAAGAAGCATCGGAAGATGAAGATATAAAAGCTATTGTATTGCGTGTTGACTCCCCAGGAGGTAGTGCCTTAACATCCGAACTAATATGGAGGGATATTGAGTTGGCTAAAAAACATAAGCCTGTAGTAGTATCTATGGGTAATTTAGCAGCATCGGGT
The Flavobacterium litorale genome window above contains:
- a CDS encoding RNA methyltransferase, coding for MRKLYNSELDRKSVEDFKKAEKTPLIIILDDIRSLHNIGSVFRTADAFLIEKIYLCGITAQPPHKEIHKTALGATETVAWEYNKDVLEVITQLQKEEVNVWAVEQVENAVYLNDFVPQQGKKHAIVFGNEVKGVSQKAIQLCNGSIEIPQLGTKHSLNISVSAGIVVWDIFQKNYTKP
- a CDS encoding HAD hydrolase-like protein, whose translation is MKAKLILFDFDGTLVDSKAIFFDLYNQLAKQKGFTCIDAENINHLRSLSIKQRSKYLGIPMYKVPFIAKTLVKQFYSSLSQLTFNPEIKELLLSLKAEGYTYCIVSTNAKKNIQAFFGMQNVAVPEVYTSSKIFGKDKLLRKLLKTKKLHPKQVLYIGDEARDIAACKKCGIPIVWVRWGYDNYDAIAQLPPDYIAANPEQLTNLLHELVSAQG
- the folK gene encoding 2-amino-4-hydroxy-6-hydroxymethyldihydropteridine diphosphokinase, translated to MKFQNQVILSIGSNQGNRQEHITSAIFCIHNTIATVVQVSALYETPAWGFESDDFYNCAIIVHTHKTPQVLLEALLAAEQVAGRTRQAGKGYQARSIDIDVIAFNDAILTTDTLTIPHPRMHERNFVLYPLRDVAPRWEHPVTHKTIDALIANSPDGSTCKKVAELIPPLQAYNLKNLNYLAIEGNIGAGKTTLSGTIAEDFNAKLVLERFADNPFLPKFYNDQSRYAFSLEMAFLADRYHQLSDDLAQFDLFRDFVVADYHIFKSLIFAKVTLNEDEYRLYRKLFDIIYKEMPKPDLYVYLYQNTDRLLHHIKKRGRDYEQNITPEYLEKINKGYLDYINAQPNLNVLLLDVSDRDFVRNQEDYIWILNQIQAKLQ
- the sppA gene encoding signal peptide peptidase SppA; translated protein: MQFLKNVLSTVVGLFVFCLLFFLVIVIIGVAAGSGSDDIVTVKQNSVIELDISEVSKDYSGRFYSDEFSFLNETPKEGLSDVLKAIDAAKDDNKIKGITLTNSSSTMGMAQNKALRDRLKAFKESGKFIVAYSDSYSQADYYLNSIADTIYLNPVGEMEFKGLSSEVMFFKDLQEKTGVKMEVIRHGKFKAAVEPFLSNEMSPENREQISTLLNSMWNTVATEIAESRKIPLDSINSIAENLKARTPNMAKENNLIDKIGYIDEYRNGIRHALEIGKNDDINSVSILDYVESSALNDLLSDAKDKIAVVYAQGEITGGEGTLSQIGEIAMRKALKEASEDEDIKAIVLRVDSPGGSALTSELIWRDIELAKKHKPVVVSMGNLAASGGYYISCNANRIFTEPTTITGSIGVFGVLPNFTELSNNMGIHTEQVNTHKNAAGYSVFTPLEENTREIIQQSVESVYDTFITRVADGRNMTKDQVDALGQGRVWSGADAVNNGLADEIGGLDDAIAYAAKLVKVENYTTENYPEYERNLEDFFANALNAPFMQTKEAFIKEEVGNENYQVIQRLRRASQLRGTQVIMPYEITIR